A DNA window from Daucus carota subsp. sativus chromosome 3, DH1 v3.0, whole genome shotgun sequence contains the following coding sequences:
- the LOC135151324 gene encoding uncharacterized protein LOC135151324 yields the protein MIGYVVAPYISQTPQLKVSNIITMVNDEYHHLVSYLKAWRGKMAAMESVYGSWKTTYNELPRFLNVMASTNVGSIVVVEVVPHHKERGTSTFVRAFWCLKAMIDGWQYARPVISIDGTFLKGKYNGKLLVAVGVDSNNHQYPICFALVDEETTENWSWFLRLLRRHVCRDRLGVCIISDRATGILAAMNDEASGFTPPMGYHRFCLHHVRSNFSKAFPGKELKMLMWLAGNTPQIRKYDAYMKKIGELSPQGLRWLLGISPALWTICHDTGHARFGQATTNITESFNGNVRVARHLPVTAMIEFMFYKTVRTVNKERNAVLEGIGEGHELCLRTRNKLEKIAAKANTHRVETFNRGTGLFSVKTQRYMVKGCNKGGNTQVVDITQRTCTCGKWACHRLPCSHLIAACNHNHLNWKQWIGHFHYNSTLLKLWEPMIYPLPATGYWDIDLPVQWRMFGTVVPNEALRKRRRKRGERGQSVRIRTEMDSSRTSHKCGRCKQEGHTRRSKRCPLYNVDPTV from the exons ATGATTGGCTATGTGGTTGCTCCCTAC ATCTCCCAGACCCCTCAATTGAAGGTAAGCAACATCATCACAATGGTCAATGATGAGTACCACCATTTGGTTAGTTACTTGAAAGCATGGAGGGGGAAGATGGCCGCCATGGAAAGCGTTTATGGAAGCTGGAAGACAACCTACAACGAGCTCCCTCGGTTCCTTAATGTCATGGCCAGTACAAATGTCGGAAGTatagttgtggttgaggttgttccaCATCATAAAGAGAGGGGTACATCGACATTTGTTCGTGCATTTTGGTGCCTAAAAGCAATGATTGATGGTTGGCAGTATGCACGGCCAGTTATTTCCATTGATGGTACATTTCTTAAGGGAAAGTATAATGGGAAATTGCTGGTCGCGGTGGGAGTCGACTCTAATAACCACCAATATCCCATATGCTTCGCCCTTGTTGATGAGGAAACAACTGAAAATTGGTCTTGGTTTCTACGTCTTTTACGTAGACATGTATGCCGAGATAGATTGGGGGTTTGTATTATATCTGACCGTGCGACGGGGATCCTTGCTGCAATGAATGACGAAGCGAGTGGTTTTACCCCGCCGATGGGCTATCACAGATTCTGCCTCCATCATGTTAGGAGCAACTTCTCCAAGGCATTCCCGGGAAAGGAGCTTAAAATGTTAATGTGGCTAGCCGGCAATACGCCACAGATTAGGAAATATGATGCCTACATGAAGAAGATTGGAGAGCTTTCGCCTCAAGGCTTGAGGTGGTTGCTAGGGATAAGTCCAGCCCTCTGGACTATTTGTCATGACACAGGCCACGCTCGTTTCGGCCAAGCTACCACAAACATCACGGAGAGCTTTAATGGTAACGTGCGCGTGGCTCGGCACCTACCTGTGACCGCAAtgattgaattcatgttttataAAACTGTTAGGACGGTCAATAAGGAGAGGAACGCAGTGCTTGAGGGCATTGGGGAGGGTCATGAACTTTGTCTAAGGACGAGAAATAAGTTGGAGAAGATTGCAGCCAAAGCTAACACACACCGGGTCGAGACATTTAATAGAGGAACCGGTTTGTTCTCCGTAAAGACGCAAAGGTACATGGTAAAAGGGTGCAATAAGGGCGGGAACACGCAGGTGGTTGACATAACTCAGCGTACATGCACTTGCGGGAAATGGGCTTGCCACCGCCTACCGTGTTCACATTTGATTGCTGCTTGCAACCACAATCACTTAAACTGGAAACAGTGGATTGGCCACTTCCACTACAACTCTACTTTGTTGAAATTGTGGGAGCCAATGATATATCCATTACCAGCAACTGGGTATTGGGATATTGATTTGCCAGTGCAATGGAGAATGTTTGGAACTGTGGTACCGAACGAGGCCTTGCGAAAGAGAAGGCGTAAACGAGGAGAAAGGGGTCAATCCGTCAGAATACGCACGGAGATGGACAGTTCCCGTACAAGTCACAAATGTGGCCGCTGCAAGCAAGAAGGACACACTAGACGTAGTAAAAGGTGTCCATTGTACAATGTTGACCCTACTGTGTAA